Proteins encoded in a region of the Panicum hallii strain FIL2 chromosome 3, PHallii_v3.1, whole genome shotgun sequence genome:
- the LOC112887186 gene encoding uncharacterized protein LOC112887186, protein MSESGGMPPQHHGPQKVRRRRVLLCLAFTALALLLVAAAAAIALLAVLRPRDPVTELLSVNATGVLPRVVPLPTVSVQLNVTFLLVVRVRNPNPAAFRHGPAATSLYYRGAAVGYGEVPAGTVPSRGAATIRMNMTVQADRVVAAAGIGGLVADVLAGEMEFEARTEVPGTVTLLGLVKRGVEARSVCRVVIGVADVNVRRQECHNEAKL, encoded by the coding sequence ATGTCCGAGTCCGGCGGCATGCCGCCCCAGCACCACGGCCCCCAGAaagtccgccgccgccgcgtcctcctCTGCCTCGCCTTCACCGCCCTCGCCCTGCTCCTcgtcgccgcggcggccgccatCGCCCTGCTCGCGGTCCTCCGCCCGCGGGACCCCGTCACGGAGCTCCTCTCGGTCAACGCCACGGGCGTCCTCCCGCGCGTCGTCCCGCTCCCCACCGTCTCCGTGCAGCTCAACGTCACGTTCCTCCTCGTGGTCCGCGTGCGGAACCCGAACCCGGCCGCGTTCCGCCACGGCCCCGCCGCCACGTCGCTCTACTACCGCGGCGCGGCCGTGGGCTACGGCGAGGTCCCGGCCGGGACCGTGCCGAGCCGGGGCGCGGCCACCATTCGGATGAACATGACGGTGCAGGCCGACCGGGTCGTGGCGGCCGCCGGGATCGGGGGCCTCGTCGCGGACGTGCTCGCCGGCGAGATGGAGTTCGAGGCGAGGACCGAGGTGCCGGGCACGGTCACGCTCCTCGGGCTCGTGAAGCGCGGCGTCGAGGCCAGATCGGTGTGCCGCGTCGTCATCGGCGTCGCCGACGTCAACGTTCGGCGTCAGGAGTGCCACAACGAGGCCAAGCTGTAA
- the LOC112885277 gene encoding uncharacterized protein DDB_G0283697-like has translation MAAKVKLLQRELKTLKADLAFSKERCAQLEEENRQLRDGNHDADEDMIRQQLETLLAEKARLANENTLYARENRFLREIVEYHQLNMQDVVNLDEDDIEEEDEDDADEDEEKEAEQQYQDRGSTLPSQHVHEEEEHQAAGPGTAPESPSHRRESPRMPGTNGGDTTDKESPRRLNTNSGDTVDYESPRRNG, from the exons ATGGCCGCCAAGGTCAAGCTGCTGCAGCGGGAGCTCAAGACGCTCAAGGCCGACCTGGCCTTCTCCAAGGAGCGGTGCGCGCAGCTGGAGGAGGAGAACCGGCAGCTCCGGGACGGCAACCACGACGCCGACGAGGACATG ATACGGCAGCAGCTGGAGACGCTGCTCGCGGAGAAGGCGCGACTGGCGAACGAGAACACGCTGTACGCCCGCGAGAATCGGTTCCTGCGGGAGATCGTTGAGTACCACCAGCTCAACATGCAGGACGTCGTCAACCTCGACGAGGACGACatcgaggaggaagacgaggacgacgccgacgaggacgaggagaaGGAGGCCGAGCAGCAGTACCAAGATCGCGGCTCGACCTTGCCGTCCCAACACGTGCATGAGGAAGAGGAGCACCAGGCGGCCGGCCCGGGCACCGCCCCCGAGTCACCCTCTCACCGCAGGGAGTCGCCGCGGATGCCAGGCACGAACGGCGGCGACACCACGGACAAGGAGTCGCCGCGGAGGCTGAACACGAACAGCGGCGACACGGTTGATTACGAATCCCCTCGGAGAAACGGCTGA
- the LOC112886908 gene encoding uncharacterized protein LOC112886908 isoform X1: MEPRRISASPRPCSGRRVVARKRPRQESVVSSVRKLQRREISSRRDRAFAMSATQERFRNIQLQEEFDTHDPKENSLLLPYLRKRSKIIEIVAARDIVFALSQSGVCAAFSRETNERICFLNGSPDEVIRSLFFNKNNDSLITVSVYGSENFSALRCRTTRIEYIRRGQPDAGFPLFETESLKWPGFVEFDDVNGKVLTYSAQDSTYKVFDLKNYTLLYSVADKNVQEIKISPGIMLLIYTRTSSSVPLKILSIEDGTVLKSFSHLLHRNKKVDFIEQFNEKLLVKQEGENLQILDVRNFQLTEVSTTEFMTPSAFIFLYELQLFLTFRNRSVAVWNFRGELVTSFEDHLLWHPDCNTNNIYITSDQDLIISYCKADSTDSSSEENAGSINISSILTGKCLAKINPGNGNSCKQKKAWKFQNTVSEALEDITALYYDEERDEIYTGNRHGLVHVWSN, translated from the exons ATGGAGCCGAGGCGGATCTCGGCGAGCCCGCGCCCGTGCAGCGGGCGGCGGGTCGTGGCGAGGAAGAGGCCGAGACAGGAGTCGGTCGTGAGCAGCGTGCGGAAGCTGCAGCGACGGGAAATCAGCTCCCGCCGCGACCGCGCCTTCGCCATGAGCGCCACGCAGGAGCGCTTCCGCAACATACAGCTCCAG GAAGAGTTTGACACTCATGACCCTAAGGAGAACAGTTTGCTACTCCCTTACTTGAGGAAAAGGTCAAAAATCATTGAGATAGTTGCAGCGCGTGATATAGTCTTTGCTCTATCACAGTCAGGAGTATGTGCTGCTTTTAGTAGAG AGACAAATGAGAGAATATGCTTTCTGAACGGAAGCCCCGATGAAGTTATCCGCAGTTTATTTTTCAACAAGAATAATGATTCACTCATTACTGTGTCAGTATATGGTTCTGAAAATTTCAGTGCTCTGCGATGCAGAACAACTCGAATCGA GTACATTCGGCGTGGACAACCAGATGCTGGTTTCCCTCTTTTCGAGACTGAGTCTCTGAAATGGCCTGGATTTGTGGAGTTTGATGATGTCAATGGAAAGGTTTTAACTTACTCTGCTCAAGACAG CACTTACAAGGTGTTCgatttgaaaaactacacattgCTGTATTCAGTAGCTGATAAGAATGTTCAAGAAATAAAGATCAG CCCTGGGATAATGTTATTGATTTATACAAGGACAAGCAGCTCTGTTCCTCTGAAGATTCTTTCCATTGAGGATGGTACAGTCTTGAAGTCCTTCAGTCACCTTCTCCATCGTAACAAGAAGGTGGATTTTATTGAGCAGTTCAATGAAAAGCTTCTGGTCAAGCAGGAAGGAGAGAATCTTCAAATTCTTGAT GTAAGGAACTTCCAGTTGACAGAAGTCAGCACGACTGAGTTTATGACTCCATCTGCCTTTATTTTTCTGTATGAGCTGCAACTGTTCCTGACTTTCCGGAATCGATCGGTAGCAGTTTGGAACTTTCGAGGTGAACTGGTCACATCATTTGAAGATCACCTGTTGTGGCACCCTGACTGCAACACAAACAACATATACATAACAAGTGATCAAGATCTTATTATTTCGTACTGCAAGGCTGATTCCACTGATTCATCTTCAGAAGAAAATG CTGGCTCTATAAACATAAGCAGCATACTGACAGGAAAATGCTTGGCAAAAATAAACCCTGGAAATGGAAACTCATGCAAGCAAAAGAAAGCATGGAAGTTCCAGAATACAGTCTCTGAGGCCCTTGAGGACATCACAGCTCTGTACTACGATGAAGAGCGTGATGAGATCTACACTGGCAACCGGCATGGCCTTGTTCATGTGTGGTCGAACTGA
- the LOC112883966 gene encoding NADH dehydrogenase [ubiquinone] 1 alpha subcomplex subunit 1, with amino-acid sequence MARLHWLEAILPLGIIGGMLCVMGNAQYFIHKAAHGRPKHIGNDMWDVAMERRDKKLVEQSSGN; translated from the exons ATGGCGCGGCTGCACTGGCTGGAGGCCATCCTGCCGCTCGGCATCATCGGCGGCATGCTCTGCGTCATGGGCAACGCCCAGTACTTCATCCACAAGGCCGCGCACGGCAGG CCGAAGCACATCGGGAACGACATGTGGGACGTCGCCATGGAGCGCCGCGACAAGAAGCTCGTGGAGCAGTCCTCCGGCAACTAG
- the LOC112886908 gene encoding uncharacterized protein LOC112886908 isoform X2, with protein MLESATNQEEFDTHDPKENSLLLPYLRKRSKIIEIVAARDIVFALSQSGVCAAFSRETNERICFLNGSPDEVIRSLFFNKNNDSLITVSVYGSENFSALRCRTTRIEYIRRGQPDAGFPLFETESLKWPGFVEFDDVNGKVLTYSAQDSTYKVFDLKNYTLLYSVADKNVQEIKISPGIMLLIYTRTSSSVPLKILSIEDGTVLKSFSHLLHRNKKVDFIEQFNEKLLVKQEGENLQILDVRNFQLTEVSTTEFMTPSAFIFLYELQLFLTFRNRSVAVWNFRGELVTSFEDHLLWHPDCNTNNIYITSDQDLIISYCKADSTDSSSEENAGSINISSILTGKCLAKINPGNGNSCKQKKAWKFQNTVSEALEDITALYYDEERDEIYTGNRHGLVHVWSN; from the exons ATGCTGGAATCAGCTACTAACCAG GAAGAGTTTGACACTCATGACCCTAAGGAGAACAGTTTGCTACTCCCTTACTTGAGGAAAAGGTCAAAAATCATTGAGATAGTTGCAGCGCGTGATATAGTCTTTGCTCTATCACAGTCAGGAGTATGTGCTGCTTTTAGTAGAG AGACAAATGAGAGAATATGCTTTCTGAACGGAAGCCCCGATGAAGTTATCCGCAGTTTATTTTTCAACAAGAATAATGATTCACTCATTACTGTGTCAGTATATGGTTCTGAAAATTTCAGTGCTCTGCGATGCAGAACAACTCGAATCGA GTACATTCGGCGTGGACAACCAGATGCTGGTTTCCCTCTTTTCGAGACTGAGTCTCTGAAATGGCCTGGATTTGTGGAGTTTGATGATGTCAATGGAAAGGTTTTAACTTACTCTGCTCAAGACAG CACTTACAAGGTGTTCgatttgaaaaactacacattgCTGTATTCAGTAGCTGATAAGAATGTTCAAGAAATAAAGATCAG CCCTGGGATAATGTTATTGATTTATACAAGGACAAGCAGCTCTGTTCCTCTGAAGATTCTTTCCATTGAGGATGGTACAGTCTTGAAGTCCTTCAGTCACCTTCTCCATCGTAACAAGAAGGTGGATTTTATTGAGCAGTTCAATGAAAAGCTTCTGGTCAAGCAGGAAGGAGAGAATCTTCAAATTCTTGAT GTAAGGAACTTCCAGTTGACAGAAGTCAGCACGACTGAGTTTATGACTCCATCTGCCTTTATTTTTCTGTATGAGCTGCAACTGTTCCTGACTTTCCGGAATCGATCGGTAGCAGTTTGGAACTTTCGAGGTGAACTGGTCACATCATTTGAAGATCACCTGTTGTGGCACCCTGACTGCAACACAAACAACATATACATAACAAGTGATCAAGATCTTATTATTTCGTACTGCAAGGCTGATTCCACTGATTCATCTTCAGAAGAAAATG CTGGCTCTATAAACATAAGCAGCATACTGACAGGAAAATGCTTGGCAAAAATAAACCCTGGAAATGGAAACTCATGCAAGCAAAAGAAAGCATGGAAGTTCCAGAATACAGTCTCTGAGGCCCTTGAGGACATCACAGCTCTGTACTACGATGAAGAGCGTGATGAGATCTACACTGGCAACCGGCATGGCCTTGTTCATGTGTGGTCGAACTGA
- the LOC112886555 gene encoding pentatricopeptide repeat-containing protein At1g11900 isoform X1 produces the protein MWRLPPAAALLLRRSLGATARLSAPRCLVRALLHEEQPNVGTNSLMTVRYLQWCGSDNDDDDEAIEAFKHYCSTTASSSASDASASTAYVEKLCKSGNLLDAVRVVRHLRDEQIHVCLHTFNMLLQQAAEANSFALFAKVFRYLLLSKLAPDSTSYMNVAKALQKLDGCELILKFVREILEITQDRDPTVMNRIIFATAKYGDIDKSLIIFEELKKDRTSLDVVTFNTILDMLGKAGRVNQMLHEVKQMEELGHYPDIVTYNTVINCLRRLGRLDLCKRFAGEMLERGVNPDLRTYTALIDSFGRAGHITEALEMLDLMKMSHKPSVYVYRALISDLKKAGQCELAQKLSEEMNSSASDLFGPEDFKQKNKGRWFRNKR, from the exons ATGTGGCGGCTCCCCCCGGCCGCGGCGCTCCTCCTCCGACGCTCGCTCGGCGCCACCGCGCGCCTCTCCGCTCCG AGGTGTTTGGTGCGTGCCTTGCTACACGAGGAACAGCCCAATGTGGGCACTAATTCACTCATGACTGTGCGTTACCTCCAATGGTGTGGTTCAGataacgacgacgacgatgaggcCATTGAGGCATTTAAGCATTATTGCTCAACAACTGCAAGCAGTAGTGCTTCAGATGCCTCAGCATCTACTGCTTATGTCGAGAAGCTCTGCAAATCTGGCAACCTTCTTGATGCTGTACGTGTTGTGCGGCATCTGCGTGATGAGCAGATCCATGTCTGCCTCCACACATTCAATATGTTACTGCAGCAAGCAGCTGAAGCAAACAGCTTTGCTCTTTTTGCCAAGGTATTCAGATACTTGCTGCTTTCAAAACTTGCTCCTGATTCAACTTCATATATGAATGTCGCCAAGGCCCTCCAGAAGTTGGATGGGTGTGAATTGATACTCAAGTTTGTAAGAGAAATTTTGGAAATAACACAGGATAGAGATCCTACGGTAATGAATCGCATTATTTTTGCCACGGCTAAATACGGAGACATTGATAAAAGTTTGATCATCTTTGAAGAGTTGAAGAAAGATCGAACCAGCTTGGATGTCGTCACGTTTAACACTATCTTGGACATGCTAGGAAAAGCTGGTCGGGTGAATCAAATGCTTCATGAGGTGAAGCAAATGGAAGAACTTGGCCATTATCCTGACATTGTGACATATAATACCGTAATAAACTGCTTGCGAAGGCTTGGGAGATTAGATCTGTGTAAAAGATTTGCAGGGGAAATGCTTGAGAGAGGCGTCAATCCGGATCTTAGAACATACACAGCACTCATCGATAGTTTCGGACGGGCTGGCCATATTACTGAAGCCCTGGAAATGCTTGACTTGATGAAGATGTCACATAAACCTTCAGTTTATGTCTATCGCGCACTGATCAGTGACTTGAAAAAAGCTGGACAGTGTGAACTAGCCCAAAAGCTCTCTGAAGAGATGAATTCAAGTGCATCAGATTTATTTGGCCCTGAAGATTTCAAGCAAAAGAACAAGGGAAGATGGTTCAGGAATAAAAGATAA
- the LOC112884322 gene encoding cytochrome P450 714D1-like: MEYTNSSLPLAPLLAGWCALAAAALLLAAAISAWLQRPRRVAEAFRRQGIDGPPPSSFLSGNLSEMQARAAAAAVAEAPAAAGGRDFEKEGFDDYCKKIFPYFEKWRKAYGETYLYWLRRRPALYVSDPELIREIGRCVSLDMGKPTYLQKGQEPLFGRGVLKANGAEWHRQRRVIAPEFYMAKVKGMVELMVDAAQPLLRSWESKAAAAPGGVAEVDVDDDIRSFSFDVISRACFGGDYSRGREIFRRLRALSGLMSETSVIFTIPSLRHLPTEKNRRIWRLTQEIRSLILQLASERRRAGEGEPAAPAPDFLGSIIENSRDQPRADDFVVDNCKNIYFAGHETSAVTATWCLMLLAAHPEWQDRARAEVLEVCGSGAGAGAPDFDAIARMRTVHSVVLETLRLFPPSSFVVREAFRDMQLGRLRAPRGTYLFVPVSTMHHDASIWGPTARRFDPGRFRDGVAAACKHPQAFMPFGLGARTCLGQNLALVEVKALVALVLARFAVALSPDYRHAPAFRFIIEPEFGLRLLVRRLGPDGRH; the protein is encoded by the exons ATGGAGTACACGAACAGCTCCTTGCCACTGGCGCCGCTGCTGGCAGGGTGGTGCGCCCTCGCGGCCGCGGCgctgctcctcgccgccgccatttCCGCGTGGCTGCAGCGGCCGCGCCGGGTCGCGGAGGCCTTCCGGCGGCAGGGCATCGACggcccgccgccgtcgtcgttcCTGTCGGGGAACCTCTCCGAGATGCAGGCGagggcggccgccgcggcggtggccgaggcgccggcggcggccggcggccgggacTTCGAGAAGGAAGGCTTCGACGACTACTGCAAGAAGATCTTCCCCTACTTCGAGAAGTGGAGGAAAGCCTACG GCGAGACGTACCTGTactggctgcggcggcggccggcgctgtACGTGTCGGACCCGGAGCTGATCCGCGAGATCGGGCGCTGCGTGTCGCTGGACATGGGCAAGCCCACCTACCTGCAGAAGGGCCAGGAGCCCCTCTTCGGCCGCGGCGTCCTCAAGGCCAACGGCGCCGAGTGGCACCGCCAGCGCAGGGTCATCGCCCCCGAGTTCTACATGGCCAAGGTCAAG GGCATGGTGGAGCTGATGGTGGACGCAGCGCAGCCGCTGCTGCGGTCGTGGGAGTccaaggccgccgccgcgccgggcgGGGTCGCGGAGGTCGACGTCGACGACGACATCCGGAGCTTCTCCTTCGACGTCATCTCCAGGGCCTGCTTCGGCGGGGACTACTCCAGGGGGCGGGAGATCTTCCGCCGCCTCAGGGCGCTGTCGGGCCTCATGTCCGAGACTAGCGTCATCTTCACCATCCCGTCGCTCCGCCACCTGCCGACGGAGAAGAACCGGAGGATCTGGAGGCTCACGCAGGAGATCCGGTCCCTGATCCTCCAGCTCGCCAGCGAGCGCCGCCGGGCGGGGGAGGGGGAGCCGGCGGCTCCGGCGCCCGACTTCCTGGGGTCCATCATTGAGAACAGCCGGGACCAGCCGCGCGCGGACGACTTCGTGGTGGACAACTGCAAGAACATCTACTTCGCGGGGCACGAGACGAGCGCGGTCACCGCGACGTGGTGCCTCATGCTCCTCGCCGCGCACCCGGAGTGGCAGGACCGCGCGCGGGCCGAGGTGCTCGAGGTCTgcggctccggcgccggcgcgggcgccCCGGACTTCGACGCCATCGCCAGGATGCGGACGGTGCACTCGGTGGTGCTGGAGACGCTGCGCCTGTTCCCGCCGTCGTCGTTCGTGGTGCGGGAGGCGTTCCGCGACATGCAGCTTGGCCGGCTGCGCGCCCCCAGGGGCACCTACCTCTTCGTGCCCGTCTCCACCATGCACCACGACGCGTCCATCTGGGGCCCCACCGCGCGCCGCTTCGACCCCGGCCGGTTCCGcgacggcgtggcggcggcgtgcaagCACCCGCAGGCGTTCATGCCGTTCGGGCTCGGCGCGCGCACCTGCCTCGGCCAGAACCTCGCGCTCGTCGAGGTCAAGGCGCTGGTGGCGCTCGTCCTCGCGCGGTTCGCGGTCGCCCTGTCGCCGGACTACAGGCACGCCCCCGCGTTCCGGTTCATCATCGAGCCGGAGTTCGGGCTGCGCCTCCTCGTCCGCCGCCTCGGTCCCGACGGCCGCCACTGA
- the LOC112886555 gene encoding uncharacterized protein LOC112886555 isoform X2: MWRLPPAAALLLRRSLGATARLSAPRCLVRALLHEEQPNVGTNSLMTVRYLQWCGSDNDDDDEAIEAFKHYCSTTASSSASDASASTAYVEKLCKSGNLLDAVRVVRHLRDEQIHVCLHTFNMLLQQAAEANSFALFAKS, from the exons ATGTGGCGGCTCCCCCCGGCCGCGGCGCTCCTCCTCCGACGCTCGCTCGGCGCCACCGCGCGCCTCTCCGCTCCG AGGTGTTTGGTGCGTGCCTTGCTACACGAGGAACAGCCCAATGTGGGCACTAATTCACTCATGACTGTGCGTTACCTCCAATGGTGTGGTTCAGataacgacgacgacgatgaggcCATTGAGGCATTTAAGCATTATTGCTCAACAACTGCAAGCAGTAGTGCTTCAGATGCCTCAGCATCTACTGCTTATGTCGAGAAGCTCTGCAAATCTGGCAACCTTCTTGATGCTGTACGTGTTGTGCGGCATCTGCGTGATGAGCAGATCCATGTCTGCCTCCACACATTCAATATGTTACTGCAGCAAGCAGCTGAAGCAAACAGCTTTGCTCTTTTTGCCAAG AGTTGA